In a genomic window of Gossypium arboreum isolate Shixiya-1 chromosome 9, ASM2569848v2, whole genome shotgun sequence:
- the LOC108454372 gene encoding membrane-anchored ubiquitin-fold protein 2 — translation MASVQDQLEIKFRLIDGSDIGPKTFPAATSVSTLKESVLAQWPKEKENGPRTMKDVKLISAGKILENNKTLGECQSPLCSIPGGVTTMHVIVQPPLEKEKKAISQPKQNKCLCVIL, via the exons ATGGCTAGCGTCCAAGATCAACTAGAAATCAAGTTTAGATTGATTGACGGATCAGATATTGGACCTAAAACCTTTCCTGCTGCAACCAGTGTTTCAACCTTGAAGGAAAGTGTTCTTGCTCAGTGGCCTAAAG AGAAGGAGAATGGTCCAAGGACAATGAAAGATGTCAAGCTAATTAGTGCGGGAAAAATACTGGAGAATAACAAAACATTGGGAGAATGCCAGAGCCCTCTTTGCAGTATTCCTGGTGGGGTGACGACTATGCATGTCATTGTTCAACCTCCTCTGGAGAAAG AGAAGAAAGCAATAAGCCAACCGAAGCAGAACAAATGTTTGTGTGTCATATTATAA
- the LOC108457088 gene encoding chaperone protein ClpB3, chloroplastic, producing MASVNGFSLCATRSVSNINNLLLTHPRLSLSFPSKPNSLKSFKPLQLRKNGVFERFSRTSSRPFVVRCEASTGKITQQDFTEMAWQAIVSSPDVAKENKHQIVETEHLMKALLEQKNGLARRIFLKVGVDNTRLLEATDKFIQRQPKVLGESAGSMLGRDLEALIQRAREYKKEYGDSFVSVEHLVLGFTQDRRFGKQLFKDFQISNQALKSAIESIRGRQSVTDQDPEGKYEALEKYGKDLTAMAREGKLDPVIGRDDEIRRCIQILSRRTKNNPVLIGEPGVGKTAISEGLAQRIVQGDVPQALMNRKLISLDMGALIAGAKYRGEFEDRLKAVLREVTDSEGQIILFIDEIHTVVGAGATNGAMDAGNLLKPMLGRGELRCIGATTLDEYRKYIEKDPALERRFQQVYVDQPTVEDTISILRGLRERYELHHGVRISDSALVDAAILSDRYISGRFLPDKAIDLVDEAAAKLKMEITSKPTALDEINRSVLKLEMERLSLTNDTDKASRDRLSRLEAELALLKERQSELTEQWEHEKSVMTNIQSIKEEIDRVNVEIQQAEREYDLNRAAELKYGSLNSLQRQLAEAEKELDEYMKSGKSMLREEVTGNDIAEVVSKWTGIPVSKLQQSEREKLLYLEEVLHKRVVGQDPAVRSVAEAIQRSRAGLSDPRRPIASFMFMGPTGVGKTELAKALASYLFNTEEALVRIDMSEYMEKHAVSRLIGAPPGYVGYEEGGQLTETVRRRPYAVILFDEIEKAHGDVFNVFLQILDDGRVTDSQGRTVSFTNTVIIMTSNVGSQYILNSEEDTPKDLAYETIKQRVMEAARAIFRPEFMNRVDEYIVFQPLDREQINSIVRLQLERVQNRIADRKIKLQVTDSAVELLGNLGYDPNYGARPVKRVIQQNVENELAKGILRGEFKDEDTILVDTELTAFANGQLPQQKLVFKKLDNDSDTQATGSQEALSQTV from the exons ATGGCGTCTGTTAATGGTTTCAGTTTATGTGCTACACGTTCTGTTTCTAATATAAACAATCTCCTTTTAACTCACCCACGCCTTTCTTTGAGCTTTCCTTCAAAACCCAATTCATTGAAATCCTTTAAACCACTTCAGTTAAGGAAAAATGGGGTTTTTGAGAGGTTTTCAAGGACTTCTTCAAGGCCTTTCGTTGTTCGTTGTGAAGCTTCAACTGGGAAG ATTACACAACAGGATTTCACTGAAATGGCCTGGCAAGCCATTGTTTCTTCACCAGATGTGGCTAAAGAGAACAAGCATCAAATAGTGGAGACTGAACACTTGATGAAAGCTCTATTGGAGCAGAAGAACGGTCTTGCTCGGCGAATATTTTTGAAAGTCGGAGTTGACAATACTCGCCTTCTTGAAGCGACTGATAAGTTCATCCAACGCCAGCCGAAG GTTTTGGGTGAATCTGCTGGTTCAATGTTAGGACGTGATTTGGAAGCACTGATCCAGCGAGCAAGAGAGTACAAAAAGGAGTACGGGGATTCGTTTGTTTCTGTCGAGCATTTGGTTCTTGGATTTACACAAGATCGGCGTTTCGGGAAGCAGTTGTTCAAGGATTTCCAGATATCCAACCAAGCCTTGAAATCCGCAATAGAATCTATTAGGGGACGTCAGTCAGTTACCGACCAAG ACCCCGAAGGAAAGTATGAAGCGTTGGAGAAGTATGGGAAAGATCTAACAGCAATGGCGAGAGAAGGAAAGCTTGATCCAGTTATTGGAAGAGATGATGAAATACGTAGGTGCATTCAAATCCTTTCTAGGAGGACAAAGAACAACCCTGTGCTCATTGGTGAACCGGGTGTCGGTAAAACTGCAATTTCTGAAGG GCTTGCCCAAAGAATCGTTCAAGGGGATGTCCCTCAGGCTTTGATGAACCGTAAG CTTATCTCACTCGACATGGGTGCGCTCATAGCTGGGGCTAAATATCGAGGAGAGTTTGAAGATAGACTGAAGGCTGTACTTCGAGAAGTCACTGATTCAGAAGGCCAAATTATCCTCTTCATTGATGAGATTCACACGGTTGTTGGGGCAG GTGCCACCAATGGTGCAATGGACGCAGGCAATCTGTTGAAGCCTATGCTTGGTCGGGGAGAACTGCGATGTATCGGGGCAACGACTCTAGATGAATATCGTAAATACATTGAGAAAGATCCTGCCCTGGAACGTCGTTTCCAGCAGGTTTATGTTGATCAACCAACAGTAGAAGATACAATTTCTATACTCCGGGGGCTTCGTGAGAGATATGAGCTTCATCATGGAGTACGTATTTCTGACAGTGCACTCGTGGACGCTGCAATCTTGTCTGACCGTTACATTAGTGGCCGATTTTTACCTGACAAAG CTATTGATTTAGTTGATGAAGCAGCTGCTAAATTGAAAATGGAAATCACTTCAAAACCTACTGCCCTCGATGAGATTAATCGTTCGGTACTGAAGTTGGAAATGGAGAGGTTGTCTCTCACAAATGATACTGATAAAGCTTCAAGAGATAGACTGAGCCGCCTTGAAGCTGAGTTGGCGCTCTTAAAGGAGAGACAGTCCGAGTTGACTGAACAGTGGGAGCATGAGAAGTCTGTAATGACAAACATTCAGTCGATCAAGGAAGAG ATTGATAGGGTCAATGTTGAGATTCAGCAGGCCGAGCGGGAGTATGATCTCAATCGAGCTGCTGAGCTGAAGTACGGAAGTCTGAACTCTTTGCAGCGCCAACTTGCTGAAGCTGAAAAAGAATTAGATGAGTATATGAAATCTGGAAAATCGATGCTAAGAGAAGAAGTTACCGGAAACGATATTGCCGAAGTAGTTAGTAAATGGACTGGCATACCGGTTTCCAAGCTTCAACAATCTGAGAGGGAGAAACTATTATATTTAGAAGAAGTGTTGCATAAACGTGTCGTAGGTCAAGATCCTGCGGTCAGATCCGTAGCTGAGGCCATTCAACGATCTCGAGCTGGTCTCTCAGATCCCCGTCGTCCAATTGCCAGTTTCATGTTTATGGGTCCTACTGGTGTAGGGAAGACGGAACTAGCTAAAGCACTTGCATCTTACTTGTTTAATACGGAAGAAGCACTTGTTCGAATCGATATGAGTGAGTATATGGAAAAACATGCGGTTTCAAGACTTATAGGTGCTCCACCTGGTTATGTTGGGTATGAAGAAGGAGGACAGCTGACGGAAACAGTTCGCCGGAGGCCCTATGCTGTAATTCTTTTTGATGAGATTGAGAAAGCTCATGGTGATGTATTTAATGTTTTCCTTCAAATTTTGGATGATGGGAGAGTCACTGATTCACAAGGTCGTACCGTGAGCTTTACCAACACTGTCATCATTATGACTTCGAATGTGGGTTCACAATACATTCTAAACTCGGAAGAAGACACACCTAAAGACTTAGCTTATGAAACTATCAAGCAGAGGGTAATGGAAGCTGCAAGAGCTATCTTTCGACCTGAGTTCATGAATCGTGTTGACGAGTATATAGTGTTCCAACCTTTGGACCGCGAACAAATAAACAGTATTGTGAGATTACAG CTGGAACGTGTGCAAAATAGGATTGCAGATAGGAAAATAAAACTTCAGGTAACAGACAGTGCCGTTGAACTTCTCGGAAATCTTGGTTATGATCCAAATTACGGTGCTAGACCGGTGAAACGAGTGATTCAGCAGAACGTTGAAAACGAACTTGCCAAAGGCATATTGAGAGGAGAGTTCAAAGATGAGGATACGATCTTAGTAGACACCGAGCTAACTGCATTCGCAAATGGTCAACTCCCCCAGCAAAAGCTAGTCTTCAAGAAACTCGATAATGATTCTGATACTCAAGCAACTGGCAGTCAAGAAGCTTTATCTCAGACTGTCTGA
- the LOC108454452 gene encoding pentatricopeptide repeat-containing protein At3g29290, which produces MVLVPVYEYVRFSPFPMNMPRINLQFKSTKMGNRVKVLNMTASFESELDSSQNLPSTSSNGKDLVYDSKVHFLEERNEEELSRRILMLSRSNKVRSALELCKSMEFSGLKPDVHAYNSLLSCMLRNGLLNDALRTFEFMKNNKVITGHTYSIMLKAIADTQGNDAALDMFAELERDSKLKKDFDMVVYNTVISICGRSNNWVETEGLWRRIQENGYIGTQVTYSLLISIFVRCNQCELAIDAYTEMIRNGVEPRDDTMHAMINACVKEEKRDLALSIFQKMLDDGLKPNLVACNALINSLGKGGEIKLAFKIYDIMISLGHKPDDFTWNSLLGALYRANRHADALHLFERIRQQNELISLHLYNTALMSCQKLGSWDKALQLLWQMEGLGLSVSTTSYNLVIGACETARKPKVALQVYDHMIHQKCVPDTFTHLSLIRSCIWGSLWAEVEEILDGLPPNVSLYNAAIQGMSLRGKVESAKKLYFKMQKNGLKPDGKTRALMLQNLRKHRFKAKKLT; this is translated from the exons ATGGTTTTGGTGCCAGTTTATGAATatgttcgatttagtccttttccaaTGAACATGCCAAGGATCAATTTGCAATTCAAGTCCACCAAGATGGGTAATAGAGTTAAAGTACTGAATATGACTGCTAGTTTTGAATCTGAGTTGGATTCTAGTCAAAATTTGCCTTCAACAAGTTCAAATGGGAAGGACCTTGTTTATGATAGTAAGGTACATTTTTTGGAAGAAAGGAATGAAGAGGAATTATCAAGAAGAATATTGATGCTTAGTAGGTCTAACAAGGTTAGAAGTGCATTGGAATTGTGTAAATCAATGGAGTTTTCGGGTCTTAAACCTGATGTTCATGCATATAATTCTCTTCTCTCTTGCATGCTCAGAAACGGGCTACTCaatgatgctttgcgaactttcGAGTTTATGAAGAACAATAAAGTCATTACAGGACATACTTACAGCATAATGCTGAAAGCTATTGCTGATACTCAAGGTAATGATGCAGCTTTAGATATGTTTGCGGAATTGGAAAGGGACTCAAAACTGAAGAAAGATTTTGATATGGTTGTTTATAATACAGTTATATCGATTTGTGGAAGATCAAATAATTGGGTTGAAACCGAGGGGTTATGGAGAAGAATCCAGGAAAATGGTTATATAGGAACACAAGTCACATATTCCTTGCTAATTAGTATTTTTGTTCGTTGTAATCAATGCGAATTGGCAATTGATGCTTACACTGAGATGATTCGAAACGGAGTCGAACCCCGTGATGACACTATGCATGCTATGATTAACGCATGTGTGAAAGAAGAGAAACGGGATTTAGCGTTATCTATATTTCAGAAAATGTTGGATGATGGATTGAAACCGAATCTAGTAGCTTGCAATGCATTGATTAATTCACTTGGAAAAGGCGGAGAGATCAAATTAGCTTTTAAAATCTATGATATTATGATATCTTTAGGTCATAAACCAGATGATTTCACATGGAATTCATTGCTTGGTGCTTTGTATAGAGCAAACCGACATGCAGATGCTCTTCACCTCTTTGAAAGAATAAGACAACAGAATGAACTCATAAGCCTTCATCTATACAACACCGCCTTAATGTCGTGCCAGAAGCTTGGTTCATGGGATAAGGCCTTACAGCTTTTATGGCAAATGGAAGGTTTGGGATTGTCAGTTTCGACCACATCGTATAATCTTGTCATCGGTGCTTGCGAGACTGCGAGGAAACCGAAAGTTGCATTGCAAGTTTATGATCACATGATTCATCAAAAGTGTGTTCCAGATACATTTACTCATTTATCACTAATAAGAAGCTGCATTTGGGGATCTCTTTGGGCTGAAGTGGAAGAAATTTTAGAT GGACTTCCACCAAATGTATCTCTTTACAATGCTGCTATTCAAGGAATGAGTTTGAGAGGCAAAGTTGAATCAGCAAAGAAGCTGTACTTCAAAATGCAAAAGAATGGTCTTAAACCTGATGGCAAAACAAGAGCTTTGATGCTTCAAAACTTGCGAAAACATCGATTTAAAGCGAAGAAGTTGACCTGA
- the LOC108454615 gene encoding uncharacterized protein LOC108454615 isoform X1, protein MDDFEEGKDEESKEVMEGVASIALLPNGSLSGHFIQLPQSICYGLHGTELACEMECSRGEDYRLIKLTIIDYNNKKDHTVVVECRGHDAARFHNISHAHGWEKDVVDMVEEKEGKKKILVSFECETLKSDKAAEEHIKQFMPKLSGLDAVVNIGRMSISGVDSEAETADSKQDLSTA, encoded by the exons ATGG atgattttgaagaaGGAAAAGATGAAGAATCAAAGGAAGTAATGGAAGGAGTAGCATCAATAGCATTATTGCCGAATGGGTCCCTTTCAGGGCATTTTATTCAGCTTCCTCAATCTATCTGTTATGGTCTTCATGGCACAG AGTTGGCTTGTGAGATGGAGTGCAGCAGGGGTGAGGATTACCGCTTGATCAAGCTTACAATCATAGACTACAAT AATAAGAAAGATCATACTGTGGTGGTAGAGTGTAGAGGGCATGATGCAGCTCGGTTCCACAACATCAGCCATGCTCATGG TTGGGAGAAGGATGTTGTGGATATGgttgaagaaaaagaagggaaGAAAAAGATATTGGTCTCATTCGAGTGTGAGACATTGAAATCTGACAAAGCAGCTGAAGAACATATAAAGCAGTTCATGCCTAAATTATCTGGACTTGATGCTGTTG TTAATATTGGAAGGATGAGCATATCAGGGGTGGACTCTGAAGCAGAAACAGCAGATTCTAAGCAGGATTTATCAACTGCTTGA
- the LOC108454615 gene encoding uncharacterized protein LOC108454615 isoform X3 → MDDFEEGKDEESKEVMEGVASIALLPNGSLSGHFIQLPQSICYGLHGTELACEMECSRGEDYRLIKLTIIDYNSVEGMMQLGSTTSAMLMGKPSWEKDVVDMVEEKEGKKKILVSFECETLKSDKAAEEHIKQFMPKLSGLDAVVNIGRMSISGVDSEAETADSKQDLSTA, encoded by the exons ATGG atgattttgaagaaGGAAAAGATGAAGAATCAAAGGAAGTAATGGAAGGAGTAGCATCAATAGCATTATTGCCGAATGGGTCCCTTTCAGGGCATTTTATTCAGCTTCCTCAATCTATCTGTTATGGTCTTCATGGCACAG AGTTGGCTTGTGAGATGGAGTGCAGCAGGGGTGAGGATTACCGCTTGATCAAGCTTACAATCATAGACTACAAT AGTGTAGAGGGCATGATGCAGCTCGGTTCCACAACATCAGCCATGCTCATGGGTAAGCCAAG TTGGGAGAAGGATGTTGTGGATATGgttgaagaaaaagaagggaaGAAAAAGATATTGGTCTCATTCGAGTGTGAGACATTGAAATCTGACAAAGCAGCTGAAGAACATATAAAGCAGTTCATGCCTAAATTATCTGGACTTGATGCTGTTG TTAATATTGGAAGGATGAGCATATCAGGGGTGGACTCTGAAGCAGAAACAGCAGATTCTAAGCAGGATTTATCAACTGCTTGA
- the LOC108454615 gene encoding uncharacterized protein LOC108454615 isoform X2 codes for MEGKDEESKEVMEGVASIALLPNGSLSGHFIQLPQSICYGLHGTELACEMECSRGEDYRLIKLTIIDYNNKKDHTVVVECRGHDAARFHNISHAHGWEKDVVDMVEEKEGKKKILVSFECETLKSDKAAEEHIKQFMPKLSGLDAVVNIGRMSISGVDSEAETADSKQDLSTA; via the exons ATGG aaGGAAAAGATGAAGAATCAAAGGAAGTAATGGAAGGAGTAGCATCAATAGCATTATTGCCGAATGGGTCCCTTTCAGGGCATTTTATTCAGCTTCCTCAATCTATCTGTTATGGTCTTCATGGCACAG AGTTGGCTTGTGAGATGGAGTGCAGCAGGGGTGAGGATTACCGCTTGATCAAGCTTACAATCATAGACTACAAT AATAAGAAAGATCATACTGTGGTGGTAGAGTGTAGAGGGCATGATGCAGCTCGGTTCCACAACATCAGCCATGCTCATGG TTGGGAGAAGGATGTTGTGGATATGgttgaagaaaaagaagggaaGAAAAAGATATTGGTCTCATTCGAGTGTGAGACATTGAAATCTGACAAAGCAGCTGAAGAACATATAAAGCAGTTCATGCCTAAATTATCTGGACTTGATGCTGTTG TTAATATTGGAAGGATGAGCATATCAGGGGTGGACTCTGAAGCAGAAACAGCAGATTCTAAGCAGGATTTATCAACTGCTTGA
- the LOC108454615 gene encoding uncharacterized protein LOC108454615 isoform X4 — protein MDDFEEGKDEESKEVMEGVASIALLPNGSLSGHFIQLPQSICYGLHGTECRGHDAARFHNISHAHGWEKDVVDMVEEKEGKKKILVSFECETLKSDKAAEEHIKQFMPKLSGLDAVVNIGRMSISGVDSEAETADSKQDLSTA, from the exons ATGG atgattttgaagaaGGAAAAGATGAAGAATCAAAGGAAGTAATGGAAGGAGTAGCATCAATAGCATTATTGCCGAATGGGTCCCTTTCAGGGCATTTTATTCAGCTTCCTCAATCTATCTGTTATGGTCTTCATGGCACAG AGTGTAGAGGGCATGATGCAGCTCGGTTCCACAACATCAGCCATGCTCATGG TTGGGAGAAGGATGTTGTGGATATGgttgaagaaaaagaagggaaGAAAAAGATATTGGTCTCATTCGAGTGTGAGACATTGAAATCTGACAAAGCAGCTGAAGAACATATAAAGCAGTTCATGCCTAAATTATCTGGACTTGATGCTGTTG TTAATATTGGAAGGATGAGCATATCAGGGGTGGACTCTGAAGCAGAAACAGCAGATTCTAAGCAGGATTTATCAACTGCTTGA
- the LOC108455685 gene encoding uncharacterized protein LOC108455685, with protein sequence MAAESVGSSRTPEISGINGGNSRRSSLSCPSNNKERTLSLYRRASTGSCHDICKPKKKHESEEKAPKLPFQKRITKKAFDEPKLFENLELPPKKKIVKPETSTNSPSRSSSAVNKVVSMKEKASMAKVRAKYPPNSRRHSIDTTDVVNFEDKKTSMTKLKSSPKLKPDVFDAGKVVKQDRSLPSKKVPSKANERSCYKRSITCLKPKNQAERKSGIDDMKTGKRNVIKELAASQKASLTGATSLTTRQYRNLKVVPKQKDRYKVENGENEQLLDEHDTLQEKTLYVIKLETENMMLESDKNENCAAELSPPIVDESGYAVTKVDHDSVTEYGEDKTVNTEAADNSSNNGPLRLKSGRGRETDGDTNDIVSRHKDVQGKIDGKSLFNNVIKETANKLVETRKNKVMDIVGAFETAISLQDSKPLSNVASW encoded by the coding sequence ATGGCTGCGGAGAGTGTCGGTTCATCAAGGACACCGGAAATTTCCGGGATCAATGGCGGTAATTCGAGAAGGAGCTCGTTATCATGTCCTTCTAACAACAAAGAAAGAACACTTTCTCTTTATCGCCGAGCTTCAACCGGTTCTTGTCATGATATCTGCAAACCGAAGAAGAAACATGAATCCGAAGAGAAGGCGCCTAAACTTCCCTTTCAGAAAAGGATCACAAAAAAGGCGTTCGATGAACCAAAATTGTTTGAGAACTTGGAGTTGCCACCCAAGAAGAAGATCGTCAAGCCGGAAACGTCGACCAACTCACCGAGTAGAAGCAGTTCCGCTGTAAATAAAGTTGTTTCGATGAAAGAAAAGGCGTCAATGGCAAAGGTTAGGGCCAAATATCCCCCTAATTCTAGAAGGCATTCCATTGATACCACTGATGTTGTTAACTTTGAGGATAAAAAGACATCTATGACAAAGCTTAAATCTTCACCAAAGTTGAAACCCGACGTATTCGATGCCGGTAAAGTCGTGAAACAGGACAGATCATTACCTTCGAAGAAAGTTCCATCAAAAGCTAATGAGAGAAGTTGTTATAAACGTTCTATTACTTGTTTGAAACCGAAAAATCAGGCCGAAAGAAAGAGTGGAATCGATGATATGAAGACGGGAAAAAGGAATGTAATAAAGGAACTTGCAGCATCACAAAAAGCTTCTTTAACGGGAGCTACGAGCCTTACTACAAGACAGTACAGGAATTTGAAAGTTGTACCTAAGCAGAAGGATCGGTACAAGGTCGAAAATGGCGAAAACGAGCAACTTCTCGATGAACACGACACGCTCCAGGAGAAAACCTTGTATGTTATCAAGTTGGAGACAGAAAATATGATGTTGGAATCCGATAAAAACGAAAATTGTGCTGCTGAATTGTCTCCACCTATTGTAGATGAATCCGGATATGCTGTGACCAAAGTTGATCATGACTCTGTCACTGAATACGGTGAAGATAAAACTGTAAATACGGAAGCTGCGGACAATTCGAGCAATAATGGTCCGTTGCGTCTCAAGTCCGGTCGAGGAAGAGAAACCGATGGTGACACAAATGACATTGTTTCAAGACACAAAGATGTGCAGGGGAAGATAGATGGAAAGAGTTTATTCAATAATGTGATCAAAGAAACCGCGAATAAACTTGTCGAAACCCGGAAAAATAAAGTTATGGACATAGTTGGTGCATTCGAAACCGCAATTTCTCTTCAAGACTCGAAACCGTTATCGAATGTTGCCAGTTGGTGA